A window from Shewanella livingstonensis encodes these proteins:
- a CDS encoding cobalt-precorrin-5B (C(1))-methyltransferase, with product MDITSKNSPMEADFPSQVTKIKKSRNRKELRKGYTTGACATAASLGALSQLLTNESISTIQITLPTTEQVTFNLQTILQTPQQVTCYVIKDAGDDPDCTDKAHITTTVSLTDKPGITFVAGNGVATVTLPGLELAVGEPAINPVPRKMIREHLLPLLAKYSQGGARVEISVPNGEKMAEESIAKRLGLIGGISILGTRGTVFPYSTSAYSASIRQNIMVAKAQGLDTVYLTTGSRTEKAAMEYFPQQPELAFVQVGDFSGVGLRAAARYEMKHVELVTMIGKLCKLTAGNMLTHVSGRAINFNHLADIAATMCKEQDVDAIRHALTGRHLLQMKPPLPDAFFEQICLVAAKHCIAYAHHSYQFSLRLVDFNGATIARVTLGEKQ from the coding sequence GTGGATATAACGTCAAAAAACTCACCGATGGAAGCTGATTTTCCTTCGCAAGTGACAAAGATAAAGAAAAGTCGAAATCGCAAGGAATTGCGAAAAGGCTATACTACAGGTGCCTGCGCAACTGCAGCTTCTTTAGGCGCATTATCTCAATTACTCACAAATGAATCTATATCAACTATTCAAATTACCTTACCAACAACTGAACAAGTCACGTTCAATTTGCAGACAATCTTACAGACTCCTCAACAAGTCACTTGTTATGTCATCAAAGATGCCGGTGATGACCCAGACTGTACCGACAAAGCACATATCACAACAACAGTCAGTTTAACCGACAAACCCGGTATAACATTTGTCGCAGGAAATGGCGTGGCCACTGTAACTTTACCCGGCTTAGAACTTGCTGTGGGCGAACCTGCAATTAATCCTGTGCCCCGTAAGATGATCCGAGAACATCTATTACCCTTACTTGCAAAATATAGTCAAGGTGGCGCAAGAGTAGAAATATCAGTGCCTAATGGCGAAAAGATGGCAGAAGAATCGATTGCAAAACGATTAGGACTCATTGGTGGCATTTCAATATTAGGTACTCGTGGAACCGTTTTCCCTTATTCAACCTCTGCGTATTCCGCTTCTATTAGACAAAATATCATGGTTGCCAAAGCACAAGGTCTAGACACTGTGTATCTCACCACCGGCAGCCGTACCGAAAAAGCTGCCATGGAATATTTTCCTCAACAACCAGAATTAGCCTTCGTTCAAGTGGGTGATTTTAGTGGTGTGGGGCTACGAGCGGCTGCCCGTTACGAAATGAAACATGTAGAACTTGTCACCATGATAGGTAAGTTGTGCAAGTTAACCGCAGGAAATATGTTGACCCATGTCAGTGGTAGGGCAATTAATTTCAACCATCTTGCAGACATCGCCGCCACTATGTGTAAAGAACAAGATGTAGATGCTATTCGTCATGCTTTAACAGGGCGGCATCTCCTGCAAATGAAACCGCCGTTACCTGATGCCTTCTTTGAACAAATTTGTTTAGTTGCTGCAAAACACTGCATAGCTTATGCACATCATTCATATCAATTTAGTTTGCGCCTGGTTGACTTTAACGGCGCAACAATCGCACGCGTGACTCTGGGAGAAAAACAATGA
- a CDS encoding FecCD family ABC transporter permease gives MKIICLACLVILSLIATLVGPHWINPFHMSGLDGDILTQLRVPRVLFAAVIGAMLGISGSIYQLTLKNPLADSFTTGAASSSALGAVLAISLGVGGYWIPVCAFATGMTGLLLVYRLSQTQGRINPITMILAGVVMNIIASAIISFSKYYFEDSLNAIVYWLMGGIFLVTWDRLLLCVLLFGVIYLYLQRRSMELNILALDEQSAQSLGVDVKKLRSTSFILSTLLVSVAVSFSGIIGFVGLIVPHISRSLFGSDMRHNIFYSSVLGSGLLVLSDAFSRVVIPGGAELPVGIVTAVLGGMFFFYLLQSRREHFWNG, from the coding sequence ATGAAAATAATCTGTTTGGCCTGCCTAGTGATATTAAGCTTGATCGCAACACTAGTGGGTCCACATTGGATTAATCCATTTCATATGTCGGGTTTGGATGGCGACATCCTGACTCAGTTACGTGTACCAAGAGTACTTTTTGCCGCTGTCATAGGAGCAATGCTTGGGATCAGTGGCAGCATCTATCAACTAACGTTAAAGAATCCATTGGCTGATAGTTTTACTACCGGTGCCGCATCGTCTTCGGCATTAGGCGCTGTATTGGCCATTTCGTTGGGTGTTGGTGGCTATTGGATACCGGTATGTGCTTTCGCAACGGGCATGACAGGCTTATTGTTGGTGTATCGATTGTCGCAAACACAAGGTCGGATAAATCCTATCACTATGATTTTGGCTGGCGTGGTAATGAACATTATTGCTTCGGCAATAATCAGTTTCTCTAAGTATTACTTCGAAGATTCGCTTAATGCCATTGTCTATTGGCTTATGGGCGGGATTTTTTTAGTTACTTGGGATCGTTTATTGCTCTGTGTTTTGCTTTTTGGCGTTATTTATCTATATCTTCAACGGCGGTCAATGGAACTGAATATATTGGCTTTAGATGAACAATCAGCACAAAGTTTAGGTGTCGATGTTAAAAAGTTACGTTCGACTTCGTTTATTTTATCTACTTTGCTTGTCTCGGTTGCGGTGAGTTTTTCGGGCATTATCGGCTTTGTAGGCTTAATTGTGCCACATATTTCAAGAAGTTTGTTTGGAAGTGATATGAGGCACAACATTTTCTACTCGTCTGTATTGGGCAGTGGGTTACTGGTCTTGTCAGATGCATTCTCACGAGTGGTTATACCGGGTGGCGCAGAGCTTCCTGTCGGCATTGTGACCGCAGTGCTTGGAGGCATGTTCTTTTTCTATCTTTTGCAATCTCGTCGGGAGCATTTTTGGAATGGTTAA
- a CDS encoding ABC transporter ATP-binding protein, whose product MSTSEVPLSINTPVLEGKSLHRSFGKRKAVDNASFCINRGDICAFLGPNGAGKTTLIKMLTGLISPDSGDILYDGHAHSTDRLALKQLIGVVPQHNNIDRELTPVENLTVHGLLYKMRGKALTHRINESLAFAELEEHRDIPSEKLSGGMKRKLVIARALMHNPKILFLDEPTVGLDPHSRRKMWDFLSKINKEFDCTIFLTTHYIEEAERMASRVIFIDRGKIIADSNVETLKQDLGSHVLEVGQDRRQEFFASRGHAMNRLAELAETVSIRQTTLEDAFLQMTGQRLVKNA is encoded by the coding sequence ATGTCAACTTCAGAAGTGCCTTTATCAATCAATACTCCTGTATTAGAAGGTAAAAGTTTACATCGAAGTTTTGGAAAACGAAAAGCTGTAGATAATGCAAGTTTTTGCATTAATCGTGGAGATATATGCGCTTTCTTAGGGCCTAATGGTGCGGGTAAAACAACGTTAATTAAGATGTTAACAGGCCTAATCTCCCCCGATTCTGGTGATATTTTATATGATGGTCATGCACATAGTACTGATCGACTAGCATTAAAACAGTTAATTGGCGTTGTTCCGCAACATAATAATATTGATCGAGAATTAACCCCCGTAGAAAACCTTACCGTACACGGTTTGTTGTATAAAATGCGTGGCAAAGCACTCACACATAGAATTAACGAAAGTTTAGCCTTCGCCGAACTTGAAGAACACCGAGATATCCCTTCAGAGAAATTATCAGGCGGAATGAAACGTAAGCTCGTCATAGCTCGTGCGCTTATGCACAATCCTAAAATTCTATTCCTTGACGAACCAACGGTAGGACTCGACCCTCATAGCCGACGTAAAATGTGGGATTTTTTATCCAAAATAAATAAAGAATTCGACTGTACCATTTTCCTCACCACTCATTATATAGAAGAAGCTGAAAGAATGGCCAGTAGGGTCATTTTTATCGATCGTGGCAAAATTATTGCAGACAGTAATGTAGAAACATTAAAGCAAGATTTAGGTTCTCATGTACTTGAAGTAGGGCAAGATCGTCGACAAGAGTTTTTTGCCAGCCGTGGGCATGCCATGAACCGATTAGCCGAATTAGCTGAAACAGTGAGTATCAGACAGACAACCCTTGAAGATGCCTTTTTACAAATGACAGGACAAAGGTTGGTTAAAAATGCTTAG
- a CDS encoding ABC transporter ATP-binding protein, translated as MVNIKVNNLIYQRGDFSLSVDNLMIKSGEKVALMGENGCGKSTLLGLLTGLLEPESGSIVYGDMALSQLSFPARAKTFSLLAQFSEISFPFTVFEVVRLGCYAQNRLGEFSAQDDARTLALLDLLDIRHYAERSYAELSGGEKRRVMLARVLNQNTPIIYLDEPNSSLDVRHTLDIFAHLTKLNASVITSVHDINLALHHFDRFVFFKNGRLLYDVNRADVSAELLSEVYDVSVSIDNRSFSFFH; from the coding sequence ATGGTTAATATAAAAGTTAACAACCTCATTTATCAACGTGGTGACTTTAGTTTATCGGTAGACAATTTAATGATTAAATCCGGTGAAAAGGTCGCACTTATGGGCGAAAACGGCTGCGGAAAGAGTACATTATTAGGATTGTTAACGGGTTTACTTGAACCTGAGTCTGGCAGTATTGTTTATGGGGATATGGCATTAAGCCAGTTATCTTTTCCTGCACGAGCAAAGACATTTTCATTGTTAGCACAATTTTCTGAGATTTCATTTCCTTTTACTGTCTTTGAGGTTGTTCGTTTGGGGTGTTATGCCCAAAATAGGTTAGGCGAGTTTAGTGCACAAGATGATGCCCGAACATTAGCATTGTTAGACTTGCTCGACATTCGCCATTATGCCGAACGAAGTTACGCCGAGTTGTCTGGGGGTGAGAAACGTCGAGTGATGCTTGCAAGGGTCTTGAATCAGAACACGCCAATTATTTATTTAGACGAACCTAACTCTAGTTTAGATGTTCGGCATACGCTGGATATATTTGCACATTTAACCAAGCTTAATGCCAGTGTAATTACTTCGGTGCACGATATTAATTTGGCATTACACCATTTCGACCGGTTTGTTTTTTTCAAAAATGGTCGATTACTTTATGACGTTAACCGCGCTGATGTCAGCGCTGAATTATTATCTGAGGTATATGATGTTTCGGTTTCTATTGATAATCGCAGCTTTAGCTTTTTCCACTAA
- a CDS encoding ABC transporter substrate-binding protein, which yields MMFRFLLIIAALAFSTNNYAYERVVLLAPAAGDLFIQLQQQHKVVGVTRNNDDFKDALKIGSHIKPNIELIKSLNPDLIIIDSTRFFSDEMASLLGAKTVIYNPVTLNAVLEQIHHLGTLLDCPNQANELVTTLTQVLQKIKPLVKKPSVIYEVTQMPLTIAGKGNIVSDIIHSAGGELMAPSTRKLIKFNVESVLVSQPDYYLYQIGPMNPNPQPPETRQLYKMLPSKFIQVEQLSYSRANSQSFYIAAELNRQFNKS from the coding sequence ATGATGTTTCGGTTTCTATTGATAATCGCAGCTTTAGCTTTTTCCACTAACAATTATGCCTACGAAAGAGTGGTGTTACTTGCCCCTGCAGCTGGAGACTTATTTATTCAGTTGCAACAGCAGCATAAAGTCGTTGGGGTTACTCGTAATAATGACGATTTTAAAGATGCACTTAAAATAGGTAGCCATATAAAGCCGAATATTGAATTGATTAAATCATTAAATCCCGATTTAATCATTATCGATTCGACTCGCTTTTTTAGTGATGAGATGGCGTCTTTATTAGGCGCAAAAACAGTCATTTATAATCCTGTAACCTTAAATGCTGTGTTAGAGCAAATTCATCATCTTGGCACCTTACTCGATTGCCCAAATCAAGCTAATGAGTTAGTCACTACATTAACTCAAGTACTGCAAAAAATTAAGCCTCTGGTCAAAAAACCTTCTGTAATTTACGAAGTCACTCAAATGCCCCTGACCATAGCGGGTAAAGGCAATATTGTCAGTGATATTATTCACTCTGCGGGCGGAGAATTAATGGCTCCTTCGACTCGTAAGCTGATTAAATTTAATGTGGAATCTGTGCTCGTTAGCCAGCCTGATTATTACCTTTATCAAATAGGTCCAATGAACCCCAATCCACAACCACCTGAAACACGCCAATTATATAAGATGTTACCGAGCAAGTTTATACAAGTTGAACAATTATCCTACTCTAGAGCCAATAGCCAATCTTTTTATATTGCTGCAGAATTAAATCGTCAATTTAACAAATCATAA
- a CDS encoding precorrin-8X methylmutase, whose translation MTAMSQMTTQGRQIENDSFSIIDHEIQTFHGGHHFSDGEWNVVRRAIHTSGDFEFATLYQFSDKAVETGVNALKNGCNIISDVTMITAGLSAQRKAVFGNQAYCFISNETVIERAKASGSTRAIESMRYARDQGLLDGAIIGVGNAPTALLEVLTMIQAGEIKPALIIGIPVGFVKAVESKQLLVDQNQVDYIASLGRKGGSPLVVSSIHALLVEAAK comes from the coding sequence ATGACAGCTATGTCACAGATGACGACACAAGGCCGCCAAATAGAAAATGATTCTTTTTCTATTATCGATCATGAAATACAGACGTTTCACGGTGGTCACCACTTTTCTGACGGTGAGTGGAATGTGGTGAGAAGAGCCATTCATACCAGTGGTGATTTTGAATTTGCAACATTATATCAATTTAGTGATAAAGCGGTGGAAACAGGCGTTAACGCATTGAAAAATGGTTGTAATATTATTTCCGACGTTACCATGATTACCGCAGGGCTAAGCGCCCAACGCAAAGCCGTATTTGGTAACCAGGCTTATTGTTTTATTAGCAACGAAACCGTGATTGAACGTGCTAAGGCAAGTGGTTCTACAAGAGCAATAGAGTCTATGCGATATGCACGAGATCAAGGCTTGCTCGACGGCGCAATTATTGGTGTGGGTAATGCGCCAACTGCATTACTAGAGGTGCTTACCATGATCCAAGCGGGTGAAATAAAACCTGCACTCATTATTGGTATTCCAGTCGGTTTTGTTAAAGCCGTTGAGTCTAAACAATTACTCGTAGATCAAAACCAAGTTGACTATATAGCCTCTTTGGGCAGAAAAGGTGGCAGTCCTCTCGTTGTTTCTAGTATTCATGCATTATTAGTCGAGGCAGCTAAATGA
- a CDS encoding ABC transporter permease, producing MLSGVVGIYYRETMVLRKKLLRVVMAAAVPPFLYLMAFGYGVGEGTSVNGVDYLTFLFPGLLAMASMNQSYNIATEINISRFYLKIFEEFLLAPNQRWQVVAAQVLYGMTRGLIPVGVIICYSVICGVSLHYSLGFVIALLMHLIAFSLMGFIVALKMRNHRDQASMTAFIITPMMFLSGTFFPVDQMPTIIQVVAAISPLTYSADLIRTALLNSGDFNFMSLIILIGFNLVLCAAALHIAERVET from the coding sequence ATGCTTAGTGGAGTTGTAGGGATTTATTACCGTGAAACCATGGTGCTTAGAAAGAAACTGTTGCGGGTTGTTATGGCTGCAGCCGTTCCACCTTTTCTTTATTTAATGGCATTTGGTTACGGTGTCGGAGAGGGAACATCTGTTAACGGGGTTGATTACTTAACATTTTTATTTCCAGGCTTACTCGCCATGGCCAGTATGAATCAAAGTTATAATATTGCGACTGAGATCAATATTAGTCGCTTTTACCTGAAAATTTTTGAAGAGTTTTTATTAGCACCGAATCAACGCTGGCAGGTTGTGGCAGCCCAAGTGTTATACGGAATGACACGAGGATTAATTCCTGTTGGCGTTATCATCTGTTATAGCGTGATATGTGGGGTGAGTTTACATTATTCGCTCGGTTTTGTGATTGCACTGTTAATGCACCTTATTGCATTCTCTTTAATGGGATTTATTGTTGCTTTAAAAATGCGTAACCACCGTGACCAAGCATCAATGACCGCATTTATTATTACCCCTATGATGTTTTTATCTGGCACATTTTTCCCTGTCGATCAGATGCCAACGATTATTCAAGTTGTGGCCGCTATATCACCACTGACTTACAGTGCTGATTTAATACGTACTGCATTACTTAATAGTGGTGATTTTAATTTTATGTCGTTAATCATCCTTATTGGTTTTAATTTAGTCTTATGTGCTGCAGCGCTTCATATCGCCGAGCGAGTAGAAACATGA